The Flammeovirga agarivorans DNA window AATCAAGATGAAGAATACGCTTTGTTCATTTCTCGTCCAGGGTATTTGTATCAAAGTCTCACTTTTGATATGCATAATGCTGGAGTGGATGGAAAAACACTAGATATATTCTTAGAAAGAATAGAGAAAGGAACCAATATTACTTTAAATAATATCTTCTTTGAATCAAATAAATATCAGCTAAAAAATAAATCAGCAGCAGAGTTGGAGCAAATTCTTGAATTTATGAAGAGAAACCCTGATGTGGCTGTAGAAATCGCAGGGCACACAGATAATATTGGAACTATCGAGTACAATAAAGATCTTTCCCAAAAAAGAGCCCAAGCTGTTGTCAATTATCTGATTAGTAATGATATCAATGCATCTCGACTTAAAGCTATTGGATATGGTGAGTCGCAACCTATCAGTTCGAATAAGACAGAGGAAGGAAGACAAGAAAATAGACGTATAGAGTTTATCATCTTATAGTAATAGCAATAGATAATTATTTGAGGTTTTATTCTATTTTTGTGATCTAAAATAAAAATAGGATGAATTTATTATCAGTCGATAACGCAACAAAATACTGGGGAGAGAAACCTCTTTATGAAAATATTAGCTTTGGGATTCAACAAGGTCAGAAAGTAGCTTTAGTAGCAAAAAATGGTACAGGTAAGTCTACCTTATTGAATTCAATTGCAGGAAAAGAGTCTTTAGATGGAGGTACAATAGCAATCAATAAAGAAATTAAAATTGGTTTGCTAGAACAAGAACCTACTTTTGAAGAAGGTCAGTCGGTATTGGATTATGTATTGTCGAGTGATTCAGAAATCCTAAGAGCTGTTCGTAACTATGAAGAAGCCGTAGCTTTATCATCAACTGATTATTCGGATGCAGTATTGAAGCAATTGGATCTTGCCACTGCTAAAATGGAAGAGTTTAAGGCTTGGGATGCTGAGGCTAGAGTAAAACAAATTCTCACAGCATTTAAAATTAACGATTTATCGGCTTCAATGGAATCACTTTCAGGTGGACAACATAAAAGAGTTGCACTTAGTAAGATCCTTATTGAAGAACCCAATTTGGTCATCTTGGATGAGCCTACCAACCACTTAGATTTAGATATGATTGAATGGTTAGAGGAATACCTAACTAGATCTAAATTGTCTCTTTTATTAGTTACTCACGACCGTTATTTCTTAGATCGTGTTTGTAACGAAATTATTGAATTAGTGGATGGTACGATCTATACCCATAAAGGTAATTATTCATACTATATAGAAAAGAAAGCCGAAAGAGAAGCAAATCATGCTGTAACGGTTGAAAAGGCAAAAAACCTAATGAGAAAAGAACTCGATTGGGTAAGAAGAATGCCAAAAGCAAGGGGGACAAAGCAAAAGTTTAGAATGGATGCTTTCCATGATTTGAAGAAAAAAGCAAAAAGTGGAAAGAAAGAAGAAAAAGTACAAATTCAGGTCAATATGTCCCGTTTAGGGAAGAAGA harbors:
- a CDS encoding ABC-F family ATP-binding cassette domain-containing protein, whose product is MNLLSVDNATKYWGEKPLYENISFGIQQGQKVALVAKNGTGKSTLLNSIAGKESLDGGTIAINKEIKIGLLEQEPTFEEGQSVLDYVLSSDSEILRAVRNYEEAVALSSTDYSDAVLKQLDLATAKMEEFKAWDAEARVKQILTAFKINDLSASMESLSGGQHKRVALSKILIEEPNLVILDEPTNHLDLDMIEWLEEYLTRSKLSLLLVTHDRYFLDRVCNEIIELVDGTIYTHKGNYSYYIEKKAEREANHAVTVEKAKNLMRKELDWVRRMPKARGTKQKFRMDAFHDLKKKAKSGKKEEKVQIQVNMSRLGKKILEFENVYKSFGDKKIVDDFSYVFKRKERVGIVGNNGVGKSTFLNMLTGTESIDAGIITKGETIVYGYYTQKGLSFDEDIKVIDVVRDITENHTMGDGTSLTPLQLLNRFLFTPEKQHSFISTLSGGERKRLYLCTVLLQNPNFLILDEPTNDLDLDTLSVLEDFLEEFQGCVIVVTHDRYFMDKLVDHLFVFEGDGIIKDFNGKYSEYRAYLDELERQKKQALKEEKKATEKKVQPKTASKKLSYKEQKEYETLEKEIEVLETEKEELEGKLSDGSVSDADEIREISERLGVIMDDADEKMMRWMELDEIANG